The following coding sequences are from one Streptococcus mitis window:
- a CDS encoding MalY/PatB family protein yields MGKYDFTSLPNRLGHHTYKWKEAETDSEVLPAWIADMDFVVLPEIRQAVQTYADQLVYGYTYASEELIKEVQKWEATQHGYHFDKEALVFIEGVVPAISTAIQAFTKEGEAVLINTPVYPPFARSVKLNNRRLITNSLVEKDGLFEIDFDQLEKDLVEEEVKLYILCNPHNPGGRVWEKEVLEKIGQLCQKHGVFLVSDEIHQDLALFGHKHQSFNTINPAFKEFAIVLSSATKTFNIAGTKNSYAVIENPKLRLAYQKRQLANNQHEISGLGYLATEAAYRYGKDWLEELKQVFEDHINYVVDLFGKETKIKVMKPQGTYLIWLDFSAYDLTDEKLQELLRNEAKVILNRGLDFGEEGSLHARLNVAMPKSLLQEVCQRIVTTFAKR; encoded by the coding sequence ATGGGAAAATATGATTTTACAAGCCTGCCCAATCGTTTAGGGCACCATACCTATAAATGGAAAGAAGCAGAAACGGATAGTGAAGTCCTACCAGCTTGGATAGCGGATATGGACTTTGTAGTCTTGCCTGAAATCCGCCAAGCCGTGCAGACTTACGCTGATCAACTGGTTTATGGCTATACCTATGCTAGTGAAGAGTTAATTAAGGAAGTTCAAAAGTGGGAAGCCACACAACACGGTTACCACTTTGACAAAGAGGCTCTTGTCTTTATCGAGGGTGTGGTACCAGCCATCTCAACAGCTATTCAAGCCTTTACAAAAGAAGGCGAGGCTGTTTTGATTAACACACCTGTCTATCCACCCTTTGCACGCAGTGTCAAGTTGAACAACCGTAGATTGATTACCAATTCTTTGGTGGAAAAGGATGGTCTGTTTGAGATTGACTTTGATCAACTGGAGAAGGATTTGGTAGAAGAGGAGGTCAAACTCTATATTCTTTGCAACCCTCACAATCCTGGTGGACGTGTTTGGGAAAAGGAAGTGTTGGAGAAGATTGGCCAACTCTGCCAAAAACACGGTGTTTTCTTGGTTTCGGATGAGATTCACCAAGATTTGGCCCTCTTTGGTCACAAGCACCAGTCTTTTAATACCATTAATCCAGCTTTTAAAGAATTTGCAATCGTCTTGAGCAGTGCCACTAAAACTTTTAACATCGCTGGGACAAAAAATTCCTATGCTGTCATTGAAAATCCTAAGTTGAGACTGGCTTACCAGAAACGCCAGTTGGCCAATAACCAGCATGAAATTTCAGGCTTGGGTTATTTGGCGACAGAAGCTGCTTATCGCTATGGGAAGGATTGGCTAGAGGAACTCAAGCAAGTCTTTGAAGATCATATTAATTATGTGGTAGATTTATTTGGAAAAGAGACTAAAATCAAGGTCATGAAACCGCAAGGGACCTACTTGATTTGGCTTGATTTTTCAGCCTATGACCTGACTGATGAAAAATTACAAGAGCTGTTGAGAAATGAAGCCAAGGTTATCCTCAACCGTGGTTTGGATTTTGGAGAGGAAGGAAGTCTCCATGCCCGTCTCAATGTAGCTATGCCTAAATCTCTGCTGCAAGAAGTGTGTCAGCGAATTGTGACGACTTTTGCCAAACGTTAA